A genomic region of Alnus glutinosa chromosome 11, dhAlnGlut1.1, whole genome shotgun sequence contains the following coding sequences:
- the LOC133881862 gene encoding uncharacterized protein LOC133881862 isoform X1: MENKLTGLSHLFVTVFLSTFANFMVVPSLTDVTMFALCPGQDECSLAIYLTGSQQAIIGLGAMIITPVIGNLSDEYGRKVLLTVPITLSIIPLVILAYSRTTNFFYAYFVLRTLTAMVCDSSTNCLALAYVADKIPDGERAPAFGILAGVGSAAFVCGTLATRFLSTASTFQVAAFVSILAAIYVRVFLEESIPNEVGIRQPILRGAPNVIKEGVELEKTTQVFKRFPSLGDLIRLMKISRTFSQAAVVSFFNSLADGAIIASLLYFLKARFHFNKNQYADLMLIVGVSGTISQLIFMPMLVPIIGEEKLLSIGLLMGITNMFLSSIAWSVWVPYATTVFSIFTVCVQPSLRSIVSKQVGPIEQGKAQGCISGISSFANIVSPLIFSPLTALFLSEEAPFHFPGFSIMCIGFAMMIAFIQSIMIRGVPSSHKAENNNSTDSEA; this comes from the exons ATGGAGAATAAGCTTACGGGTTTGAGCCACCTCTTCGTGACGGTTTTCCTCTCGACCTTCGCTAACTTCATGGTGGTTCCGTCCCTCACCGACGTCACCATGTTCGCTCTTTGCCCCGGTCAAGATGAGTGCTCCCTTGCAATTTACCTCACCGGTTCCCAACAAGCG ATCATAGGATTGGGAGCAATGATAATTACCCCCGTAATTGGGAATCTGTCGGACGAGTACGGGAGGAAAGTCTTGCTCACCGTCCCCATTACACTCTCCATCATTCCACTAG TAATATTGGCATATAGCAGGACGACCAACTTCTTTTATGCCTACTTCGTGCTCAGGACTCTCACTGCCATGGTCTGCGATAGCAGCACCAACTGCCTTGCTCTTGCTTATGTG GCAGATAAAATTCCAGATGGAGAACGGGCTCCAGCATTTGGAATTCTAGCTGGGGTAGGTTCAGCTGCGTTTGTATGTGGAACCTTAGCGACTCGTTTTCTCTCCACTGCTTCAACATTTCAG GTTGCTGCATTCGTGTCAATCCTTGCAGCCATTTACGTGAGAGTTTTTCTTGAGGAAAGCATACCCAATGAAGTTGGAATAAGGCAACCGATCTTGAGGGGAGCTCCTAATGTTATTAAAGAAGGTGTTGAATTAGAAAAGACTACACAGGTCTTTAAGAGGTTTCCATCGCTGGGGGATCTGATTAGATTGATGAAGATTAG CAGGACATTTTCGCAAGCAGCAGTTGTTTCATTCTTCAATAGTCTTGCAGATGGTGCGATAATAGCTTCGTTGCTG TACTTCTTAAAGGCTCGTTTCCACTTCAACAAAAACCAATATGCTGATCTAATGCTAATTGTTGGGGTTTCAGGGACCATTTCACAG CTAATTTTCATGCCCATGTTGGTACCTATTATTGGAGAGGAGAAGCTGCTTTCCATAGGTCTCTTAATGGGCATTACAAAC ATGTTTTTAAGCAGCATAGCTTGGTCAGTTTGG GTTCCTTATGCCACTACTGTGTTTTCCATCTTTACCGTCTGTGTGCAACCAAGC TTACGCAGCATCGTTTCAAAACAAGTTGGGCCCATCGAGCAG GGGAAGGCTCAAGGATGCATTTCAGGCATAAGTTCCTTTGCCAACATCGTTTCTCCATTAATTTTTAGTCCTCTAACAG CTTTATTCCTATCTGAAGAAGCACCATTTCATTTCCCTGGTTTCAGTATCATGTGCATTGGGTTTGCCATG ATGATTGCCTTCATTCAGAGTATTATGATAAGGGGAGTTCCTTCAAGCCACAAAGCTGAAAATAACAACAGCACAGACTCGGAGGCCTAG
- the LOC133881862 gene encoding uncharacterized protein LOC133881862 isoform X3 produces MENKLTGLSHLFVTVFLSTFANFMVVPSLTDVTMFALCPGQDECSLAIYLTGSQQAADKIPDGERAPAFGILAGVGSAAFVCGTLATRFLSTASTFQVAAFVSILAAIYVRVFLEESIPNEVGIRQPILRGAPNVIKEGVELEKTTQVFKRFPSLGDLIRLMKISRTFSQAAVVSFFNSLADGAIIASLLYFLKARFHFNKNQYADLMLIVGVSGTISQLIFMPMLVPIIGEEKLLSIGLLMGITNMFLSSIAWSVWVPYATTVFSIFTVCVQPSLRSIVSKQVGPIEQGKAQGCISGISSFANIVSPLIFSPLTALFLSEEAPFHFPGFSIMCIGFAMMIAFIQSIMIRGVPSSHKAENNNSTDSEA; encoded by the exons ATGGAGAATAAGCTTACGGGTTTGAGCCACCTCTTCGTGACGGTTTTCCTCTCGACCTTCGCTAACTTCATGGTGGTTCCGTCCCTCACCGACGTCACCATGTTCGCTCTTTGCCCCGGTCAAGATGAGTGCTCCCTTGCAATTTACCTCACCGGTTCCCAACAAGCG GCAGATAAAATTCCAGATGGAGAACGGGCTCCAGCATTTGGAATTCTAGCTGGGGTAGGTTCAGCTGCGTTTGTATGTGGAACCTTAGCGACTCGTTTTCTCTCCACTGCTTCAACATTTCAG GTTGCTGCATTCGTGTCAATCCTTGCAGCCATTTACGTGAGAGTTTTTCTTGAGGAAAGCATACCCAATGAAGTTGGAATAAGGCAACCGATCTTGAGGGGAGCTCCTAATGTTATTAAAGAAGGTGTTGAATTAGAAAAGACTACACAGGTCTTTAAGAGGTTTCCATCGCTGGGGGATCTGATTAGATTGATGAAGATTAG CAGGACATTTTCGCAAGCAGCAGTTGTTTCATTCTTCAATAGTCTTGCAGATGGTGCGATAATAGCTTCGTTGCTG TACTTCTTAAAGGCTCGTTTCCACTTCAACAAAAACCAATATGCTGATCTAATGCTAATTGTTGGGGTTTCAGGGACCATTTCACAG CTAATTTTCATGCCCATGTTGGTACCTATTATTGGAGAGGAGAAGCTGCTTTCCATAGGTCTCTTAATGGGCATTACAAAC ATGTTTTTAAGCAGCATAGCTTGGTCAGTTTGG GTTCCTTATGCCACTACTGTGTTTTCCATCTTTACCGTCTGTGTGCAACCAAGC TTACGCAGCATCGTTTCAAAACAAGTTGGGCCCATCGAGCAG GGGAAGGCTCAAGGATGCATTTCAGGCATAAGTTCCTTTGCCAACATCGTTTCTCCATTAATTTTTAGTCCTCTAACAG CTTTATTCCTATCTGAAGAAGCACCATTTCATTTCCCTGGTTTCAGTATCATGTGCATTGGGTTTGCCATG ATGATTGCCTTCATTCAGAGTATTATGATAAGGGGAGTTCCTTCAAGCCACAAAGCTGAAAATAACAACAGCACAGACTCGGAGGCCTAG
- the LOC133881862 gene encoding uncharacterized protein LOC133881862 isoform X2, protein MENKLTGLSHLFVTVFLSTFANFMVVPSLTDVTMFALCPGQDECSLAIYLTGSQQAIIGLGAMIITPVIGNLSDEYGRKVLLTVPITLSIIPLVILAYSRTTNFFYAYFVLRTLTAMVCDSSTNCLALAYVADKIPDGERAPAFGILAGVGSAAFVCGTLATRFLSTASTFQVAAFVSILAAIYVRVFLEESIPNEVGIRQPILRGAPNVIKEGVELEKTTQVFKRFPSLGDLIRLMKIRTFSQAAVVSFFNSLADGAIIASLLYFLKARFHFNKNQYADLMLIVGVSGTISQLIFMPMLVPIIGEEKLLSIGLLMGITNMFLSSIAWSVWVPYATTVFSIFTVCVQPSLRSIVSKQVGPIEQGKAQGCISGISSFANIVSPLIFSPLTALFLSEEAPFHFPGFSIMCIGFAMMIAFIQSIMIRGVPSSHKAENNNSTDSEA, encoded by the exons ATGGAGAATAAGCTTACGGGTTTGAGCCACCTCTTCGTGACGGTTTTCCTCTCGACCTTCGCTAACTTCATGGTGGTTCCGTCCCTCACCGACGTCACCATGTTCGCTCTTTGCCCCGGTCAAGATGAGTGCTCCCTTGCAATTTACCTCACCGGTTCCCAACAAGCG ATCATAGGATTGGGAGCAATGATAATTACCCCCGTAATTGGGAATCTGTCGGACGAGTACGGGAGGAAAGTCTTGCTCACCGTCCCCATTACACTCTCCATCATTCCACTAG TAATATTGGCATATAGCAGGACGACCAACTTCTTTTATGCCTACTTCGTGCTCAGGACTCTCACTGCCATGGTCTGCGATAGCAGCACCAACTGCCTTGCTCTTGCTTATGTG GCAGATAAAATTCCAGATGGAGAACGGGCTCCAGCATTTGGAATTCTAGCTGGGGTAGGTTCAGCTGCGTTTGTATGTGGAACCTTAGCGACTCGTTTTCTCTCCACTGCTTCAACATTTCAG GTTGCTGCATTCGTGTCAATCCTTGCAGCCATTTACGTGAGAGTTTTTCTTGAGGAAAGCATACCCAATGAAGTTGGAATAAGGCAACCGATCTTGAGGGGAGCTCCTAATGTTATTAAAGAAGGTGTTGAATTAGAAAAGACTACACAGGTCTTTAAGAGGTTTCCATCGCTGGGGGATCTGATTAGATTGATGAAGATTAG GACATTTTCGCAAGCAGCAGTTGTTTCATTCTTCAATAGTCTTGCAGATGGTGCGATAATAGCTTCGTTGCTG TACTTCTTAAAGGCTCGTTTCCACTTCAACAAAAACCAATATGCTGATCTAATGCTAATTGTTGGGGTTTCAGGGACCATTTCACAG CTAATTTTCATGCCCATGTTGGTACCTATTATTGGAGAGGAGAAGCTGCTTTCCATAGGTCTCTTAATGGGCATTACAAAC ATGTTTTTAAGCAGCATAGCTTGGTCAGTTTGG GTTCCTTATGCCACTACTGTGTTTTCCATCTTTACCGTCTGTGTGCAACCAAGC TTACGCAGCATCGTTTCAAAACAAGTTGGGCCCATCGAGCAG GGGAAGGCTCAAGGATGCATTTCAGGCATAAGTTCCTTTGCCAACATCGTTTCTCCATTAATTTTTAGTCCTCTAACAG CTTTATTCCTATCTGAAGAAGCACCATTTCATTTCCCTGGTTTCAGTATCATGTGCATTGGGTTTGCCATG ATGATTGCCTTCATTCAGAGTATTATGATAAGGGGAGTTCCTTCAAGCCACAAAGCTGAAAATAACAACAGCACAGACTCGGAGGCCTAG